Part of the Flagellimonas eckloniae genome, GTTTTGAATAACCACCTTGTTGATGGGTACGGTTAGTTTTTGAGTGATGTCCATCAAATAAACATCCTCAACACTGTCCTGTAGTTTTTTGAGTGCTGTTCGTTTTTCCTTGTAATCTTCACGAATCACATGCAGATTTCCAGAAATGCTGGCAACCATTTCATTGCCATCCATCCACAAATATGTAGGATTCATGTCCAACCCTTTAATCATCAACAAATCAAGTGATATACTGTCCGAAAGTGTTTGGGGGAATATCTCAACAAGTTCTGCTAAACCTCTTGGATATAGCTCCACTTTTTTGTCGGGCGAGGTAATCAACAAGCGGGCAAGAATTTCATAGACCGCAGGGGAGCCATCATACCGAAAATAGAGTTCGCTACCATAAAAATCTCCTTGGGTGGATTCTTTCGGATTGGACCAGGTTGCAGCACTGTTTCCAGTGGAAAATTTCTCATCTACAGGTACTTTTCGGTAATTGACACCTTTTATAGTCTGTTTTGAAATAAAGTTTTGGTCGTTCAACGTAATTTTCTCCGAATACTCCGGGCCACGACCTCTATCTGTATACGTATAGTAAAATTCAAAACTGTTCTCCCCAGTTGGCCATTTTTCATATTTCCCAGCCAGATTTTCCCGAAAAACAACCTCATACAGGACTTTTTCAGAGCTGTTTACCTCAGACTTATATGCCTTTTTGCAACCAATGGCAAAAATCACAACCAAAAATGAACTGATAATACCGTTTTTCATGATCAAATAAAAGTGTTCTTAACTTGTATACCGATATCTAATGTGGGAGCATTAGGATTTTAGGGTTTCCCGATAATACCGCAGCCAGTTCTGACCCAATATTTTTTCAATATCCCCAGTACTATACCCTCTTTTGTCCAAGACCCGTGCTACATGCAAATAGCGTTTCGGACTCTCCAATTCCGGAATCCACGGCTTCCAACGTACTTGATACGAGGGTTTAAATCGGGTTAAACGTGGTACATACCAATTTTCTCGGGTAGCACCAGTAGCTTCCAATCCCTGAATTGCAAAATCTGCCGCTACACCTACATGATCAATTCCAGCAATCTTAACCGCATGATCAATATGGTCCACATACGTTTCCAAAGTTGTTTTACCTCCTGGGTCAGGACCAATCATATAGCCCAAGCAGATAATACCCATCATACCTCCCTTGTCCGCCATAGCCCTGATCTGTTCATCGGTTTTGGAACGTGGATGATTTTTATAAAGGGCTTCGCACATGGTATGATTGAAAGAAACTCCTGCTTTGCTAAATTTTATACCATCATTGGTAGTTTGTCTTCCGCAATGGGATAAATCTACAATTATGCCCAATTCGTTCATGCGTTCAACTACCTCAACACCAAAATCTGATAACCCAGCATTGGTGCGTTCGGTACATCCGTCCCCCAAAAGATTCCGTTGATTGTAACTCAATTGTATCCAACGTGTTCCAGCATTGTAAAGTGTATCAACATTCTCCACAGATTTCTCCACCATAGTGGCATTTTGAAAGCCCAATAAAACAGCTGTCTTATTTTCTTTCTTTGCCTGAACAAAGTCTTCTGCTTCATTCGCATATATTAGCTTATCCCCATGCTCCTCTATCCGGTTCCTCCAATCGGCCAAGGCTTCCATGGCCACCTTTAGATTGCTTGATGGCAAAGACGCACTAAAACCGGTATAACCAGACTGCGCAAGAGCCTCAAAAGATTCTTTGTTCCAACCTCTTGGAATGATCAATCCATCTATTACTACAGCCTTTTTATAAAGCTCGTCAATAGTACTATCCTGAAGTTTGGATAATGATGTTTCCAATAAGCTTTCCCCATTCCCTGTTGGTATTGATTCCAAGATTGAAGTTAGAGAATAGGCAATCTGTCCTGGAAACAAAAGCCCTAGGGACAACAATTTTGTAAGATTTCTACGATTTTTTTCCAAAACTATGCGAAGTTATCATTAGCATTACTCTGTTCTTTTGAGCGAAAATCCATAGTGTCATTTATTGGATTTACATATATATAAACATTTTTGAAATACATTGAAGAAACTTTTAAAAGTTTCTTCAATGTATTCTTATCAACACTTCTATCCATGGAATTAATATCCAGGATTTTGTTCGATATTCGGATTAACATCCGTTTCATTTTGTGGTATTGGTAGTATAACCGTTTCACTAGCATATGGAATCAAACATGTTTGAGATGTACAATTGGTACGCACAACATCCATTTTCTTCCGCATTAAATCCCACAGTCTTTGTCCTTCAAATGCCAATTCCAATCTTCTTTCCAGAAAAATGGCATCATCCAGAGCATCTCCAGTATCCGCATTATCAGCTGCTGCCGCAACTGCGCGTTGGTGCACCGCATCTAAATCATCTTGGGCTCCGGCAACATTTGTTCCTAATTCCGCCCTAGCTTCTGCTCTTATGAGATACACTTCAGCCAAACGAATAACCTTAACATTGTCAAAACCATTGATATCTGGGTATTTAATCATCCTATATGGGGCAAATTCGCCTATGAGTAGGGGATCTTCTTCAAAAGTGCTTAATCTTGCATCTTCAGTTTCATATAAAGAAACTACATCGTTAGAAGGCAAGTAATCTCCAAATATTTCGGGCAGATATAATCCAGCCAGACCTCCACCTCCAACATTATCAGCTTCGGTCATCGATATTTCAAAAATGGATTCCGAACTGTTATCATTGGTCCACAAATCATAATAATTAGCGTTTGAAACCAAGTTATATTCACCTGAACCTATTACATCTGTTGCCATAGCTTCGGCATTGCTCCAATCTTCCTTGTACAAGTATACCCTTGCCAATAATGCTTTTACAGATGTTGAAGACAATGTGTTGGAATTTCCACTTCTGGAATCGCTATCCATTAATGAAATTGCCATAGTCATATCTGAAATCACCTGATTATAAACTTCGTTGACAGAATTTCTGGATGGTTCCCCAGTAGAATCAAATTCCAATACAATTGGAACTCCCAAATGACTGGCATCGGCAGTAAATGTATAGTGCTGCGCAAAAAATCGAACCATATCGAAATAAATTAAACCTCTTAATGCGTAAGCTTCACCTATAATATGATTCTGTTCATCTTGTACTGCATCTGGTACAACTACTTCAGAATTGATAATTGCATTTGCCCCATTTATTCCTGCATACATTGTGGTCCACAAACTATTTGCATCACCATCTGAAACTCTAACAATATGCTCTGCGTAATCCTCAATTCTGTTGGCCTGCGCATTTTGTTTAACATCATCCGCCATGACATCTGGAATTAAAAGCATGTAGCGTCCATAATACTCCGAACCAGAAATTTCATTGTACAAACCTGTTATGGAAGATTCAAAGTCTTCGAGATTTGTTAAAGCCTCGGAATTCTCTACAGCTTGCTGCAGTGGAAGTTCTAAAAAAGATTCTGAGCAAGACAAAATAGTGAATGAAACTACTGTCAATAGTGCTATTATATATTTTTTCATTTCTTTCAAATTTTAAAGTTGAATATCTAAACCAAGAGCTATTGTCTTCAGTGCTGGTGTTTGGCCAGTATAGCTACCATTAATGGCTTGCTCAGGATCAATGTAAAGAATATCCTCTTTTACGAACGTCAGTATATTGGTTCCCCTAGCAAAAATCCTTATGGAACTTAGATTTAATTTTGAGGTAATTTCTTCTGGGAAATCATAGGCCACAGTCAAATCTCTTAATCTTAGATAACTGCCATCATATAGCCATCTGGAGTTATTGGATTCTCCACTGCCAGGACTACCGCCCCAAATGAATTTTGGTGCCAATGCATCCGTTTTACCAGGCACCCATCTATTGTCGTAAATGAATGTTGCCGTACTTCTTGGTGTTAACCTACCATCTGCTAGACTACCACGAGCTCTAGCATCAAATATGTGATTTCCATAAGAGTAAATAAAATTAGCGCTCAAACTGATTCCTTTGTAGGTAAGAAGTGTATTAAAACCTCCAAAAAAGTCTGGAGTTGCCGTCTTACCATCAAAAAACCGTTCAGCTTCGCTCAAATCGTTCGTAATTGTTGTTTTGGTAGCATCGGTATACCACTGTGGGTCTCCATTATCTGGATTTACGCCCGCCCAATTAAATAAATAAAACGATTGAAAATCTTGACCTACTTCCCTTCGGTATGCTCCTGAGTTAAAGTCCGACTCAAGTTTTGTGATTTCATTTTTCAAAAATGTGGTATTGAAACCAACATTCCATGAAAAATCTTCATTATTGATAACATCTACATTTAAACTCAGTTCTAGACCAGAATTGGTCATATCACCAAAATTTTGGGTGAGATTTGTAAATCCTGTTGTACGTGAGATAGGTACATTCAATATCAAATCGGAAGATGTCCGCTTAAAATATTCCACTGTACCACTTACTTTAGAGAAAATGCTAAAATCCAGACCTATATTAAAATTTTCTTGAGTCTCCCATCCTAACTGTTCACTTTCTATCTGAGCGGGGAATCCACCAGGACTTCCGTCATAATCTTGTCCATAATTGTAAAATCCTTGATATGCATTATTGCCAATTCCCGCGTTTCCAATAACACCCCATGAACTTCTTACTTTAAGTAAATCCAAAAAAGAAATATCATTTAAGAAACTTTCATTTGATGCTACCCAACTTCCCCCTACGGAATAAAATGTTCCCCATCTATTATCAGGTGCAAATCTTGATGACCCATCACGTCTAATGCTGGCAGAAAGAAAATATTTGTTATCATAGTTATAATTTGCCCTTGAAAATACAGACGCGAAAGTATATTCAGATTTTGAACCACTAATAGCAAATTCTGCCGATGCGCTGTTTAATGTTCTCAAGCTTTCGTTGGGAAACTGTGTCCCAGAAGCACTAAACCGTTCACTTGTCGTTTTTTGCGCCTCATAACCTGCCAATAAGCTTAGGTTGTGTGCAGACCCAAATGTTATATTGTAATCCAAAGTTTGGGTACCCACCCATGTTCTAATTGCTGTTTGTGCTTCATATGCAGAACCTCCTGCATTTCTCCCTCCTCCATATCTTGGGTTTTGGTATCTAGATTCGTTTAGTGAAAGTAAATCGAAATTCCATTGCGAACGAAAGGTTAAATCTTTTATTGGATTTATTGATATTGCAAAATTGTCAATAACACGTATTTGTTTGTTTTCCCATAAATCATCTCCACTTAAACTACCCACTGGGTTTGCTCCACCAAGGGGAAAATAATTGGCATGATCTCCGTTGAACCTACCCTGTTCATCATAAATGGGAATGAGTGGGGAAAGTTCCAATGAATTTTTAAAAGGATTGTTAAAAGACCCTCCATCAAAAAAGGTATTTGATGTAAGGTTGGATACGGATATATTATTAGATACTGTTAAATAGTCCGTTGCCTTAAATTCTACATTGCTACGCGCACTTAGTCTTTTGAATCCTGACCCTATAATATAGTTTTCTTGATCAAAATAGGCTCCTGAAAAGAAGTACTTCAATTTGTCTGTTCCTCCACTTGCGCTTAGGTCATAACTCTGGGTTATTCCTGTTCTTGTAATGGCATCCAACCAATTGGTATCCGTTGGCTCCCCAGTAGTAGGATCTATCAATTGCTGAAAGGTTGCATCAAATCTAGCTTGCGCCTCTGCAGGTGTATCCCCCCTATTGATGTATCCTTCTAAATACAACTCTGTATACTGTGCTGCATTTAATGGTTTTAGGATGTTATTATATGCTTGTGAATTAAAACCAGTCAGTGCCTTAAACGTGATTTTTGGTTTTCCGGATTTCCCTGATTTTGTAGTAATCAAAATAACACCGTTCGCCCCTCTTGAACCATAAATTGCAGTTGAAGCTGCATCTTTTAGCACGGATAT contains:
- a CDS encoding dipeptidase produces the protein MEKNRRNLTKLLSLGLLFPGQIAYSLTSILESIPTGNGESLLETSLSKLQDSTIDELYKKAVVIDGLIIPRGWNKESFEALAQSGYTGFSASLPSSNLKVAMEALADWRNRIEEHGDKLIYANEAEDFVQAKKENKTAVLLGFQNATMVEKSVENVDTLYNAGTRWIQLSYNQRNLLGDGCTERTNAGLSDFGVEVVERMNELGIIVDLSHCGRQTTNDGIKFSKAGVSFNHTMCEALYKNHPRSKTDEQIRAMADKGGMMGIICLGYMIGPDPGGKTTLETYVDHIDHAVKIAGIDHVGVAADFAIQGLEATGATRENWYVPRLTRFKPSYQVRWKPWIPELESPKRYLHVARVLDKRGYSTGDIEKILGQNWLRYYRETLKS
- a CDS encoding RagB/SusD family nutrient uptake outer membrane protein; the protein is MKKYIIALLTVVSFTILSCSESFLELPLQQAVENSEALTNLEDFESSITGLYNEISGSEYYGRYMLLIPDVMADDVKQNAQANRIEDYAEHIVRVSDGDANSLWTTMYAGINGANAIINSEVVVPDAVQDEQNHIIGEAYALRGLIYFDMVRFFAQHYTFTADASHLGVPIVLEFDSTGEPSRNSVNEVYNQVISDMTMAISLMDSDSRSGNSNTLSSTSVKALLARVYLYKEDWSNAEAMATDVIGSGEYNLVSNANYYDLWTNDNSSESIFEISMTEADNVGGGGLAGLYLPEIFGDYLPSNDVVSLYETEDARLSTFEEDPLLIGEFAPYRMIKYPDINGFDNVKVIRLAEVYLIRAEARAELGTNVAGAQDDLDAVHQRAVAAAADNADTGDALDDAIFLERRLELAFEGQRLWDLMRKKMDVVRTNCTSQTCLIPYASETVILPIPQNETDVNPNIEQNPGY
- a CDS encoding TonB-dependent receptor — translated: MKNTLRVGILTIMRIFLLFIGVGLSSVYANSVLAQNKIQIDVKDISVQEFFEEIQSKSNYVFFYKDDVLNTNKKISLKLKNAKMATVLNRAFLNTDLSYKIIGKQVVVKKTPDESSIDSLEENEMALQQTVSGKISDSNGEPLPGVNVLVKGTTTGTQADFDGNYSINASDGAVLVFSYLGMLSQEIAVGNQTTINVILKEDVASLEEVVVVAYGTTTKESITGSVGVVKSETFEQAPVSTFEQALRGSTAGLQATAVDGAPGGNTQVRIRGIGSINASSEPLYVIDGIPIQAGSIGTIDNDGNSTNVMAAINPNDIESISVLKDAASTAIYGSRGANGVILITTKSGKSGKPKITFKALTGFNSQAYNNILKPLNAAQYTELYLEGYINRGDTPAEAQARFDATFQQLIDPTTGEPTDTNWLDAITRTGITQSYDLSASGGTDKLKYFFSGAYFDQENYIIGSGFKRLSARSNVEFKATDYLTVSNNISVSNLTSNTFFDGGSFNNPFKNSLELSPLIPIYDEQGRFNGDHANYFPLGGANPVGSLSGDDLWENKQIRVIDNFAISINPIKDLTFRSQWNFDLLSLNESRYQNPRYGGGRNAGGSAYEAQTAIRTWVGTQTLDYNITFGSAHNLSLLAGYEAQKTTSERFSASGTQFPNESLRTLNSASAEFAISGSKSEYTFASVFSRANYNYDNKYFLSASIRRDGSSRFAPDNRWGTFYSVGGSWVASNESFLNDISFLDLLKVRSSWGVIGNAGIGNNAYQGFYNYGQDYDGSPGGFPAQIESEQLGWETQENFNIGLDFSIFSKVSGTVEYFKRTSSDLILNVPISRTTGFTNLTQNFGDMTNSGLELSLNVDVINNEDFSWNVGFNTTFLKNEITKLESDFNSGAYRREVGQDFQSFYLFNWAGVNPDNGDPQWYTDATKTTITNDLSEAERFFDGKTATPDFFGGFNTLLTYKGISLSANFIYSYGNHIFDARARGSLADGRLTPRSTATFIYDNRWVPGKTDALAPKFIWGGSPGSGESNNSRWLYDGSYLRLRDLTVAYDFPEEITSKLNLSSIRIFARGTNILTFVKEDILYIDPEQAINGSYTGQTPALKTIALGLDIQL